Part of the Elusimicrobiota bacterium genome, GCCGCGTTCTATCTGCTCACCGTGGCGGGCTTTGGTATGTACGATGGGGTAAGATATATCTTCCCGCTGATGCCTTACCTCGTTTGGAAGGCATTTGAGGGGTTTGAAATATTTGGCGGGGCGGTCATGGGGCGGCGTGCGGCAGCGGCTTTTCTGGCGGCGGCTTTTGCGCTTTACGGATGGAGTTTCGCTATAAAGGCTGAATACGGCCCCATGAACGGCGGACCGTACGGGCGGCCGGCCCAGGAAATGTTCGGTTTTCTCAAGGGCGCTTCTTCCGCCGCCGACACGATCATCTTCGTAAAGCCCCGAAGCATGTGTTTCTTTACCGGCCGAAAAAGCTCAATCTATCCACCTTATGGGAATGACGCGCATTTCACGGCGTATTTCCGGGAGGCGGGAGCCTCCTACCTTGTGGTGAGCCGTGTTTTCGGGCAGGATGCACTTTACCTTTATGGTTTCGCGGAGCGAAACAGGGCTTCGTTGGAAAAAGTCTATGATAACCCTGATTTCAAGGTTTTCCGGCTGAGAAAATAAGGTTAACCCGAATCCTGCAATTGAAGTGGTTTCCGAATAGTGAAATCGGGTGAATAAAAAAATGCGGGATTCCCCGCAGCAGCGGGTCGGGAATTTTCAGCGCTATACGCGAAAATTCCCGAGGGCGTATCCGTCGCGAAGCGACCCCTGAGCACTGCGAAGGGGAATTCTTTAACCGAAGAATTCGGGCTAGGGAATCTCTTCAAACTCGCCCTTATTCTTGTTTTTGCGAACATTGTGCCAGTTGAAATACCTGCCGTTCATGGCGATATAAACGCCCGGGGGGAGCGTTTGCGCGAAAGAGAGCGCTGAGCCTAAATTGAACATTCCGTCGGAAGAACCGAACTTGTAGGGAACCATGGCGCCGGTGAGGACGACGGTCTTGTCCTTGATGCCTGGCCCAAGGACCTTTGCGGTTTGGGGCATAGTATCGGTGCCGTGGGTTATTACTATGCGTTTTTCCCGGGAGGCAAGACACTCTTTCAGTATTCTTTTTCTGTCGGCGGCCGTCATGAAAAGGCTGTCTATCATCATGAGCGTTTTTACTTTCACCGGCACTCGCGCGCGGCCGAGTTTCAGCATTTCGTAAAGATGCGTCCGGCGAAAGAAAAGTTCGCCGTTGAGTTCGTTGTATTCTTTGTCAAAAGTCCCGCCGGTGATAAGTAATTTAATGGTCATAATTGGACGAACAGAGGATAGCGGATAGGGGCGAGAGATTAGTGATAAGGAATTCCTTCCCCAGCCGCTATCCGCTTTACGCTAACCCCTATTTTCTCCCGTCTTTCAGGAACGCCAGATAACCTTTATAGGCCATGTAAATATCCAGCTTTCCCGCAAGCTCCATGGGCGCGTGCATGGACAGTAATCCCACGCCGCAGTCAACCACCTGCATACCGTAGCGGGCCATCAGCCAGGCTATGGTGCCGCCGCCGCCCTGGTCAACCTTTCCCAGTTCGCCGGTCTGCCAGATCACTCTGGCCTTCGCGAAAATACGCCGAATCTCGGCCAAAAACTCGGCGTTGGCGTCGGAAGAGCCGGACTTGCCGCGCGCGCCGGTATATTTTGTCAGGCAAAGCCCGTGATTCATAATTGCCGTGTTTTTCTTTTCCGAAACCGCCGGGAACAGCGGGTCAAAAAGGGAGTTTACATCGGCGGAAAGCATCCACGAACGCTCAAGCGCGCGTTTCAGGGAAAGCTCACTGTAAGTATCGGAGGTAAGATTTAAAAGCTCCGCGGCGGTGTTCTCGAAAAAATTCGAGGCCATGCCGGTTGCGCCCACAGAACCTATTTCCTCCTTGTCGCAAAGCAGCACGCATGAGGTGTATTCCGGCGCGCCTTTAAGGTCAATCAGGGCTTTCAGGCCCGCGTATGCGCAAACGCGGTCGTCCTGGCCGTAGCCGAGGACCATGGAACGGTCAAGGCCCGCCTCGCGGGGTCTGGCCGCCGGCACCAGTTCAAGCTCCGCGGAAAGGAAATCCTCTTCCGTAATGCCGTATTTTTCGTTCAGCAGCCTGAGCGCGTTGCTTTTTATCTTTTCTTTCAGCCCCCTGCCCTCAGCCGGAATTGAGCCGACTATGGCGTCGAGGCACTCGCCATCTATGCCTTCAGCCAGCGTTTTTTTCATCTGGTCCTGCGCCAGATGCGGCAAAAGATCGGTTATGCATAACACGGGCTCGGAGGGGTCCTCTCCCACGCTCACTTTTATTTTTTTGCCGTCCGGCTTTATAAACACGCCGTGAAGCGCCAGCGGTATGGTAACCCACTGGTATTTTTTTATGCCGCCGTAATAGTGGGTGTCTAAAAACGCCATATCGCCGCTTTCGTAGAGCGGGTTCTGCTTTATGTCTATGCGGGGGGAATCGGTATGGGCGCCCACAATGTGCATGCCCGCCTCAAGCGGTTTTTTTCCTATAATAACGGCCATCAGCGTTTTGCCGGAACAGGATTTGTACACCCTGTCGCCCGCCGTAAGCCGTATATTGTCTTTTTCAAATTTGCGCAGGTCCTTGAAACCGGCTGTTTCAAGCAGGGTAACAGCCTCGTCGTGGGCGTCCCTTTCCGTTTTCGCCCTGGCGATAAATTCAAGGTAAAGACGATTGTACTCCTCCAGGGTTTTCAGCTCCGCTTTAGGCAGTTTCTCGTAGCCGTTTTTGTTTGAATAGGCCAGCTCGGATTTTTTGGAATTTTTTTTCATTTTGTTCTCCTTCTTCAACGGGCGGCTAGTAGGCGTGTAGGCTAGTACGCCAGTATGCCAGTATGCTTACAACCCGATATTTCTGAGTGCTTACCCGCCTACAAGCATGCCAGCCTACCAGCAAAATTGAACCAACATAATTTTATGATATTATAGTCCTGATGCAAAACGCTAAATATTCGCGCCGGGTGCTGTTTCTGATATTTTTCATCAGCCTTTTCAATTATATAGACCGCCAGGCCCTTTACGCCGTTTTTCCGCTTATCAAAAAGGACCTGCTTCTCAGCGACGCAAAGCTTGGTTTTCTGGCGTCATCCTTCATGCTGGTTTATATGTGTTTCGCGCCGCTGGTGGGGTATTTCGGCGATAAATACCGCAGGCCCCTCATTATCGGAGTAAGCGCTATTTTCTGGAGCGCGGCCACGGTGTGCACGGGCTTTATAAAAAGCTACGGCCAGCTGATCCTTACCCGCTCCGCCGTGGGCGTAGGCGAGGCGGGCTACGGAACCGTTTCTCCGTCTTATCTGGCTGAGTGGTTCCCGGTTGAGAAGCGCGCCCGTGTTATGTCTCTTTACGCTTTGGCTATTCCGGTGGGCAGCGCCGTAGGCTACCTGCTTGGCGGCTTATTGGGAGAGCGTTTTGGCTGGAGAACCGCTTTTTTTATGGTGGCTGCGCCGGGAATACTGCTTGGCATTATTGCCTTGTTTTTCCGTGAAACGGACGATAAAAAGGCCAGGGTAAGCGAAGTGTCTTTCTCGCACTATACGGAGCTTTTTAAGAACAGGACTTACCTGCTTATAACGCTTTCCCAGTCCATAAGCACTTTCTCGGTGGGCGGCATGGCCGCCTGGATGCCGTCTTTTTTCGTGCGCAGTTACGGGCTTGGCGTTGCCAGGGCCGGTTTTCTTTTCGGAGCTGTTACCGTGGCCGCGGGTATTGCCGGAAATTTCACCGGCGGCTGGGCGGCGGACTGGCTTCGCGCGCGCAATAAGCGGTCTTATTTTATAGTAGGTTACCTGAGTTTTTTCCTCAGTATGCCTTTCGGCGTGGCGGCTGTGCTCACGGACAACCTGCACACTTCGCTCACCATGATTTTTTTCGCCGAGTTCTTTATTTTTATGAATTCAGGGCCTTATCACGCGGCTATTGTGGAAACCATCCCGGTCAGTATGCGTTCCATGGCTTTCGCCCTTAACATATTCATAATTCACGCTATGGGCGACGCTCTCTCCCCGTATTTGCTGGGTATTTTTTCCGATCACTTCGGCCTGGCGCTGGCGATTTTTATGGCCGTGCTTTACCTGGCGATGGGCGGCGTAACTTCAATATTCGCCGGCTACTGTTATAAAAAAGATTTCCACCCGGAGATAGCCTGATGAACCCTTTTGAGATCGTATTTGAGGAAAATGACCTTATAGTGGCCAATAAATCCTCGGGCCTGCTGACAATGCCGGGCCGCGGCCCTGCCGCCAAAGAGCGAAATCTTCTGGCCTTGCTGACCCGGGCGCTTAAATGCCCCGTGTTCGTTGTTCACCGGCTGGATAAAGACGCCAGCGGCCTTATATTGTTCGCCCGCAGCGCCGAGGCACACCGCTACTATTCAGGGCTTTTTGAGACCAGGGACATTACCAAGAAATATCTGGCCGCCGTGAACGGGCTTATAACGGAGAAAAAAGGGGAAATTGACAAGCCGCTCGTTCAGGGAGGATCGGGCCGCGTGTCAGTGGCTTTCGACGGGAAGACCTCCATAACCCGCTACGAGACGCTTGAACACTATAAAAATTCCACGCTGCTTGAAGTTTCCATTTTAACCGGGCGCCGCCATCAGATAAGAGTGCACCTGTATTCCATAGGCCACCCCATTGTCGGAGACAGGGTTTACGGCGATCAGGAGAAACAAAGACAATGGCCGCGCCTGATGCTGCACGCCTATGAATTGAAGTTCAAAGACAGGAACGGCAAGAAACTGTCGTTCCGGGCCGACCCGCCGAAAGATTTTATGAGCGTGCTGCCGTTTTTGTAAAAGGAGCGCCGTCCGCTAACTCTGAAGTGCTGAGACCTTGAATTAACTCAATTTGAAAAGGCAAATGCTTCGTTGCCTGACTTGTGCGCTGGGACACCCTCGTAAGAGGTAACGGCAGGCCTGTGAGTTCGCGGGTCCTGCCGGGGGATGGGTTCCAAAAACCAGGGTCGGGACACACCGTGCCGCCCTTCCCTTCCTCGGCCTCGCCGCTTATGCAAGTCTCGGCCTCCGGAGGATTTTTCCACCCAACCCCCGTCACCCGCTCCATTGAGATACCTGCCGCGGTTAATAAACTGGTGCGGTTTGACGCACTTATCAGGAGTAAAGACTCTCAAGCTGGACAAGCCCTGACCGCTATTTAACGGGTTTACTGTATTTCACCAGTATCGGCTGATAGATGGAAGGATCAATGTAGATGATGCGGACGGTTTCTTTCGAGTGAAATATTTCCTTGGCGGAATAATAGAAAATATCTTTTTTGGGTTCGGGTTTGTAAACGCTTTTTACGGACGGTTTACGCGCGAGCGCATTAAAAGTCCCGAATTCAACCAGTCGTATGTCCTGGGTCCTGCCGCTCATATAGACTATTCTGAAAAGCTCCACCCCTTCATCATATACCAGCGACGCCTCGCCTGAAACATCGTCAAAAAAAGCCCCTTTTTCTTTTTTTTGCCAGCGGCCTTTACGGGACAGGAACTCGTAAGCTGAAAA contains:
- a CDS encoding asparaginase domain-containing protein, producing the protein MTIKLLITGGTFDKEYNELNGELFFRRTHLYEMLKLGRARVPVKVKTLMMIDSLFMTAADRKRILKECLASREKRIVITHGTDTMPQTAKVLGPGIKDKTVVLTGAMVPYKFGSSDGMFNLGSALSFAQTLPPGVYIAMNGRYFNWHNVRKNKNKGEFEEIP
- a CDS encoding aminopeptidase; this encodes MKKNSKKSELAYSNKNGYEKLPKAELKTLEEYNRLYLEFIARAKTERDAHDEAVTLLETAGFKDLRKFEKDNIRLTAGDRVYKSCSGKTLMAVIIGKKPLEAGMHIVGAHTDSPRIDIKQNPLYESGDMAFLDTHYYGGIKKYQWVTIPLALHGVFIKPDGKKIKVSVGEDPSEPVLCITDLLPHLAQDQMKKTLAEGIDGECLDAIVGSIPAEGRGLKEKIKSNALRLLNEKYGITEEDFLSAELELVPAARPREAGLDRSMVLGYGQDDRVCAYAGLKALIDLKGAPEYTSCVLLCDKEEIGSVGATGMASNFFENTAAELLNLTSDTYSELSLKRALERSWMLSADVNSLFDPLFPAVSEKKNTAIMNHGLCLTKYTGARGKSGSSDANAEFLAEIRRIFAKARVIWQTGELGKVDQGGGGTIAWLMARYGMQVVDCGVGLLSMHAPMELAGKLDIYMAYKGYLAFLKDGRK
- a CDS encoding MFS transporter produces the protein MQNAKYSRRVLFLIFFISLFNYIDRQALYAVFPLIKKDLLLSDAKLGFLASSFMLVYMCFAPLVGYFGDKYRRPLIIGVSAIFWSAATVCTGFIKSYGQLILTRSAVGVGEAGYGTVSPSYLAEWFPVEKRARVMSLYALAIPVGSAVGYLLGGLLGERFGWRTAFFMVAAPGILLGIIALFFRETDDKKARVSEVSFSHYTELFKNRTYLLITLSQSISTFSVGGMAAWMPSFFVRSYGLGVARAGFLFGAVTVAAGIAGNFTGGWAADWLRARNKRSYFIVGYLSFFLSMPFGVAAVLTDNLHTSLTMIFFAEFFIFMNSGPYHAAIVETIPVSMRSMAFALNIFIIHAMGDALSPYLLGIFSDHFGLALAIFMAVLYLAMGGVTSIFAGYCYKKDFHPEIA
- a CDS encoding RluA family pseudouridine synthase is translated as MNPFEIVFEENDLIVANKSSGLLTMPGRGPAAKERNLLALLTRALKCPVFVVHRLDKDASGLILFARSAEAHRYYSGLFETRDITKKYLAAVNGLITEKKGEIDKPLVQGGSGRVSVAFDGKTSITRYETLEHYKNSTLLEVSILTGRRHQIRVHLYSIGHPIVGDRVYGDQEKQRQWPRLMLHAYELKFKDRNGKKLSFRADPPKDFMSVLPFL